Part of the Burkholderia sp. FERM BP-3421 genome, GGCGAACGAGGACGTCGCGCTTGCCGAGGACGCATACCGGATCTTCTATGCGGCGCGGCAGAAGGTCGAATTCCATGAGGACGTCCGGCCGGCGTTGACCTGGCTGGGCGCCCGATTCCCCCTCGCGGCGGTGACGAACGGCAATGCCGACTTGAAGCTGACCGGTTGCGACGAATTCTTCCGAATCCATTTGGCTGCCGATACCTTCGGTTGCGCGAAACCCGATCCCCGCATCTTTCTGGAAGCGGCCAGGCGGGCCGGCGTGCAGCCCGACACGGTGCTGCATGTCGGCGATGACTTTGACCTCGACGTTCTAGGCGCGCTGAATGCCGGCCTCCAGGCAGCCTGGATTGTTCGCGAAGGCGGGTCCGAGGCGAAAGCCGCACCCCGCCAGACCGCGCGTCCGTATTCGACGATCCGGAGCTTGTCGACGCTGTGTCGAGCCTTGAAGGGCCCTCTCTCGCCGCGCTGAACCCCGGAAGCTGAACGCAGCCGATCGATTGAGTGCGTGTGTCGAATGCGCCACATGCTCGACGTTCGACGGCGGCTACACCCGCAGCGTCAGCGTGCGAAACAGTGCAAGGTCCTCCTTGCGTGCGGATCGCGCATGCCGGCGGATCACCTGCAGCAGGCACTCGATGAAACAGCGCGCGGCGTCGCTCAACGTGCTGCTGCGGCGCATGACGATTCCGAGGTCGCGCGGCTCGAACGTCTCCTGCAACGGCACCGCGCGCATCCGTTCGCCGAACGGCGGCACGGCCGCGAGAATCGTCGGGCACCACGTGCACATGCCGGCCTGTTCGAGCATCGTCTGCAACATCGCGACCGACTGCGCGCGAACGATGCGCCGTTCGTCGATCCGCGCGCCGTGACGCGTGAACAGGTAGTCGACGAGCGCGGCCTGCCCGTCGGCCGCGAAATTCAGCACCCAGTCGTTGTCGAGCAAGTCATGGATCGACCGCGCGCGTTCGAGCGGATGGCCGGCGCGCACCATGACCGACGTCTCGTAGCGCAGCATCGGCTCGAAGGCGAATTCCTGCGTGCCGCCGGGCTGCACATGTCCGAGCGCGAAATCCATGCTGCCGTCGCGCAGGAGCGGCTGTGCGACGGCCATCAGCGCTTCGTAGAGTTCGAGGCGCACGTCGGGCATGCGTTCGCGAAACCGCAACACCGCCTCGGCAAGGAACGTCACCGTGAGCCACGGCGTGACGCCGATGCTCAGTCGGCCCTCGATGCGGCCGCGCATCCGTTCGAGATCGCTCTGCGCGTGTTCGAGTTGCTTCAACACGAGCTTCGCGTGCGTGAGCAGTGTCTTGCCATATTCGGTGAAGCCGATGCCTTCCGGCGCGCGCACGAGCAGCGGCAGGCGTTCGCTCGCTTCCAGCTCGCGCAGCGCCCGCGTGACGGCCGCCTGCGACAGCCCCAGTGCGCGTGCCGCACCGCGGATGCTGCCCGCCTCCGCGCTCGCGACGAGTGCCTGCAACTGATGCAGCTTCATGGTGCTCATGGCGTAATACCCGACAACCAAAGGTTGTCATCATAACGAAAGCGCGGCTGTTCGACGCGATTTTCGCTGCATACGATGCGGCCACGATCGGTCATGAGGGCGATCGGCGACCGAAGCGTGCAAAGGAGAATCGGGGTTGGACCAGAAACCTATCCTGCCGGAAATAGCGGCCATCGAGGCGGAGATGATTGCACTGCGCCACCGGCTCCACGCGCATCCGGAACTCGGCTTCGAGGAACACACGACGAGCGACCTCGTTGCCGGCTGCCTGACAACGTGGGGGTATCAGGTCACGCGCGGGCTCGGCGGCACGGGCGTGGTCGGCACGCTGACGCGCGGCCCCGGGAAGCGGCTCGGGTTGCGCGCCGACATGGACGCGCTGCCGATCCAGGAGACGACCGGGTTGCCGCATGCCAGCCGGCGCGATGGCGTGATGCACGCATGCGGCCACGACGGCCATACGGCGATGTTGCTTGCGGCCGCCTGCTGCCTTGCCGGACGCGCGCACTTCGACGGCACGTTGAACCTGATTTTCCAGCCGGCCGAAGAAGGGCTCGGCGGCGCGAAGCGGATGATCGACGACGGGCTGTTCGCGCGATTTCCGTGCGATGCGGTATTCGCGATGCACAACGTGCCCGGCCTGCCGGCCGGCGTGCTCGGTTTCTGCGACGGCCCGGCGATGGCATCGGCCGACGAGGTGCTCGTGCGCGTGATCGGACAAGGCGGGCACGGCGCCGCGCCGCACATGACGATCGATCCGGTGGTCGTGTGCGCGTCGATCGTGATGGCGTTGCAGACGGTCGTGTCGCGCAACGTGAATCCGCAGGACCTGGCAATCGTCTCGGCCGGCTCGATTCACGCGGGCACGGCTTCGAACGTGATTCCGCCGCATGCGGAACTCGCGCTCAGCGTGCGCGCACTGTCATCGGACGTGCGTGCTCTGCTCGAGCGGCGCATTCGCGCGATCGTGCACGGGCAGGCCGCGAGTTACGGCGCCACGGCCGAGATCGACTATCGACACGGCTATCCGGTGCTCGTCAATCACGCGGCGGAAACGGCGTTCGCGCGCGACGTGGCCCGTGAATGGGGAGGCGACGCGGCGTTGATTCCGCATTTGCGGCCGATCGCCGCGAGCGAGGATTTCGCGTTCATGCTCGACGTGTGCCCCGGCAGCTACCTGTCGATCGGCAACGGGGTCGGCAACGACGACGGCGCGACCGGATGCGGGCTGCACCACCCCGGCTACGACTTCAACGATACATGCCTCGCGACGGGCGCGAGCTACTGGGTCGCGCTGGCGGAGCGGTATCTCGCGTGATGCGGCACGCGCGAATAACCGGCGCCCGACGCGCCGGACCATCTCGATTCACGATTCACGATTCACACGAGGAGACGGGCAATGAAGCAGTGGACGGCAGCACTCACGATCGTACTGGCGGCAGGAGCGGCCCACGCCGGTGACTGGACGGGCAAGGAGATCCGCCTCGGGGTCGATCCGACCTACCCACCACTTGAATACAAGCTGCCCGACGGCACGTTGACGGGATTCGGGATCGACATCACGAACGCGTTGTGCGCGGAACTTCATGCCCGTTGCGTGTGGGTCGAGTCGAGCTTCGACGGGATGATCCCGGGGCTGCTCGCGCGCAAGTTCGACGTGATCGCGTCGTCGATGACGATCACGCCGAAGCGGATGCAGCAGATCGCCTTCACCAACCGCATCTCGAACGCGCCGGCCCGGCTGATCGCGCGCAAGGGCTCGCCGTTGCTGCCGACGGCCAATTCGCTGAAAGGCAAGCGCGTCGGCGTCGAGCAGGGTTCCGCGCAAGCCGATTACGCGATTGCGAACTGGCAGCCGGCCGGCGTACAGCTCGTGTCGTACCAGAACCAGGATCAGGTCTATGCCGATCTCATGTCGGGACGGCTCGACGCCGCGTTCCAGGCGTCGATCGCGGCCAGCGACGGCTTTCTGAAAAAGCCGCAGGGCAAGGACTATATGTTCGTCGGCGCGCCGATCGACGACGTGAAGTATTTCGGACAGGGAGACGGCCTCGGTCTGCGCAAGCAGGACAACGACCTGCGCGACGCGTTCAACCGCGCGCTGGCGACGATCCTGGCGAACGGCACGTATCAGAAGATCAATCGAAAGTACTTCGCCTTCGACATCTACGGCGCGAAGTAACCGTCTCGCTCCTGGCATGCGCGCAGGCCCGACGATACAAATAAGGAAAACGAATGAACTGGAGATCATTTCTCGCCGCCATCCCGGCGCTGTGCGCCGCGCCCGCGTTCGCGCAGGGAAGCGTGACGCTCTACGGCCTCGTCGACGCCGGCATCGACTATACGAACAACGTCGGGGGCCGCGGCGCATGGCAGATGGCGAGCGGCTTCGCGCAGGGCAGCCGCTGGGGGCTGAAGGGGACCGAAGATCTCGGCGGCGGCTATAACGCCGTGTTCCAGATCGAAAATGGCTTCAACGTGAACACCGGCACGCTGGCACAGGGTGGGCGCATGTTCGGGCGGCAAGCGTATGTGGGGCTGGGCAGCGCGCGTTATGGCACGCTGACGCTCGGGCGGCAGTACGATTCGGTCGTCGATTATCTCGCACCGACGACCGCCAACGGCAGTTGGGGCGTCTATCCGTTCGCGCACCCGCTCGACAACGACAATACGGGAAACACGTTCCGCACAAACAATACGGTCAAGTACGCGAGCCCTGATTTTTCCGGCTTCTCGTTCGGCGGCACGTACAGTTTCAGCAACGACACCGGGTTCGCGACCAATCGCCAGTGGAGCGTCGGCGCGCAGTACGAGCAGGGCGGCTTGCTAGTCGGCGCGGCGTTCCTGAATGCGGACAATCCGGGCGCGACATCCGGCGGCGCAATCGCGGGCTCCGGTTCGGTCGGCGCCGATGCGAACTTCGTGTCGGCGCGGCTGAGAATCTTCGGCGCCGGCGTCAACTACACGGCCGGGCCCGCGACGATCGGGTTCGCGTACACGAACAGCAACGTCACGCGACCGACCGCGAACGTCGGCTACTTGTTCGGCGACGAGACGATCGAACCCGTCACGGGGCCGCTCGCGAGCGGCACGGTGACGTCGATCAAGTACCAGAACGTCGAGGTGAACGGCAAGTACCAGTTCACGCCGGCATTTTTCGTCGGCGCGCAGTACGTGTACACGATGGTGCGCTACGACGCGACGACAGGCACCGCGAAGCCGAAGATCCATTCGATCGGCTTGATGGCCGACTACAACTTATCGAAGCGCACGGATGTCTATCTGATGGGCGCCTACCAGCGGATTGCCGGCGACGCGACCGGCTCGTCGCTCGATCAGGCCTATATCCCCGGCGCGGCCGATCTGTCGTCGAATGCGAAGCAGGTGATGGTGCATGCGGGGATTCGGCACCGGTTCTGACGGTTGCCGGTTCTGACCGCAATGACGGCCGCCGGGCAAGCGGCCGCTTCAACTGCCGATGCCTACTATCCGGTCCTCGCCGCCGGACCGCGAAACCGGTCGATCCGGGAGTCGATGCTCATCGATCTCGATGCATGCCATCCATGTCGGATGATGCTGTCCAGATAGTTGCGTTAGCCACGTTAGCCGTTGCCGACGGCCGGCGTCAGAACCGGCAGACTTCGACCGAAAACGAGTTGACCCTTCAGCTTCCCGACAGACTCGGTCGATAACGCATTCCATCGCAGTAAAGCGCGATGTCAGCCAGCAGCAGGTGCCCACCGTTCACGCCCGACGAGTCGATATGACAGGACGCACAGTCACCGCGCGCGGGATCGTCGAACAGCCGCTTGCCGCGCAACGCTGCACGGTCGGTGCGACCTTGCCGTCGAGGGCGTAGTCGAACTTTCTCGTGGACGGGGATGTCCTCGTCCGAGGGCGGTCGAGCAGCGCGACGACTTCTGCCCGCGTGCGCCACGGCCCGGGAAAATGGCCCCCGCATCGGGCGTACCTATCGCCCCCCATTCGATAGGTGCGAAAACCCCCTTTCATCAAGAGCCCGCAGCAACCCGCCCTCCCGCCCTCATCCCACCCTCAATTTCCCATTTGACTTCGTATCTTTCGATATATATCTTTCGATACATCTTACGACACAATGGAGTTCTGCCATGCGTCACCGTCACCCTCATTCCCACGCACATCACGGCCGCCACGGCGACGGCTGGGGCCGTCATCCGATGGCCGAACTGTTCTGGCAAGCGATCGGCCGCCATCGGGGCGGCGGTGGCGGCGGCCGGCGCGGCTTCGGCCCGTTCGGAGGAGGCGGTTTCGGCGGCGATGACGAAGGCCTGCCGCGCGGCCGCCAGTTCACGTCCGACGACCTGCAGCTGCTCCTTCTCGCCCTGCTCGCCGAGCAGCCGAGTCATGGCTACGAGCTGATCAAGGCGCTTGACACCCGTTCGAGCGGCTTCTATGCGCCCAGCCCCGGCATGGTGTACCCGGCGCTCACGTACCTGGAGGAAGTCGGCTACGTGACCGTGGA contains:
- a CDS encoding HAD family hydrolase; the protein is MRLGKVSAISFDLDDTLWSFRLAVERAEIALHAWLLEHAPGTAAVLRSGRTLGTLRDQHARLHPDLAGNYRALRLGSIRLVLELANEDVALAEDAYRIFYAARQKVEFHEDVRPALTWLGARFPLAAVTNGNADLKLTGCDEFFRIHLAADTFGCAKPDPRIFLEAARRAGVQPDTVLHVGDDFDLDVLGALNAGLQAAWIVREGGSEAKAAPRQTARPYSTIRSLSTLCRALKGPLSPR
- a CDS encoding LysR substrate-binding domain-containing protein is translated as MSTMKLHQLQALVASAEAGSIRGAARALGLSQAAVTRALRELEASERLPLLVRAPEGIGFTEYGKTLLTHAKLVLKQLEHAQSDLERMRGRIEGRLSIGVTPWLTVTFLAEAVLRFRERMPDVRLELYEALMAVAQPLLRDGSMDFALGHVQPGGTQEFAFEPMLRYETSVMVRAGHPLERARSIHDLLDNDWVLNFAADGQAALVDYLFTRHGARIDERRIVRAQSVAMLQTMLEQAGMCTWCPTILAAVPPFGERMRAVPLQETFEPRDLGIVMRRSSTLSDAARCFIECLLQVIRRHARSARKEDLALFRTLTLRV
- a CDS encoding M20 aminoacylase family protein — translated: MIALRHRLHAHPELGFEEHTTSDLVAGCLTTWGYQVTRGLGGTGVVGTLTRGPGKRLGLRADMDALPIQETTGLPHASRRDGVMHACGHDGHTAMLLAAACCLAGRAHFDGTLNLIFQPAEEGLGGAKRMIDDGLFARFPCDAVFAMHNVPGLPAGVLGFCDGPAMASADEVLVRVIGQGGHGAAPHMTIDPVVVCASIVMALQTVVSRNVNPQDLAIVSAGSIHAGTASNVIPPHAELALSVRALSSDVRALLERRIRAIVHGQAASYGATAEIDYRHGYPVLVNHAAETAFARDVAREWGGDAALIPHLRPIAASEDFAFMLDVCPGSYLSIGNGVGNDDGATGCGLHHPGYDFNDTCLATGASYWVALAERYLA
- a CDS encoding ABC transporter substrate-binding protein, with amino-acid sequence MKQWTAALTIVLAAGAAHAGDWTGKEIRLGVDPTYPPLEYKLPDGTLTGFGIDITNALCAELHARCVWVESSFDGMIPGLLARKFDVIASSMTITPKRMQQIAFTNRISNAPARLIARKGSPLLPTANSLKGKRVGVEQGSAQADYAIANWQPAGVQLVSYQNQDQVYADLMSGRLDAAFQASIAASDGFLKKPQGKDYMFVGAPIDDVKYFGQGDGLGLRKQDNDLRDAFNRALATILANGTYQKINRKYFAFDIYGAK
- a CDS encoding porin, whose amino-acid sequence is MNWRSFLAAIPALCAAPAFAQGSVTLYGLVDAGIDYTNNVGGRGAWQMASGFAQGSRWGLKGTEDLGGGYNAVFQIENGFNVNTGTLAQGGRMFGRQAYVGLGSARYGTLTLGRQYDSVVDYLAPTTANGSWGVYPFAHPLDNDNTGNTFRTNNTVKYASPDFSGFSFGGTYSFSNDTGFATNRQWSVGAQYEQGGLLVGAAFLNADNPGATSGGAIAGSGSVGADANFVSARLRIFGAGVNYTAGPATIGFAYTNSNVTRPTANVGYLFGDETIEPVTGPLASGTVTSIKYQNVEVNGKYQFTPAFFVGAQYVYTMVRYDATTGTAKPKIHSIGLMADYNLSKRTDVYLMGAYQRIAGDATGSSLDQAYIPGAADLSSNAKQVMVHAGIRHRF
- a CDS encoding PadR family transcriptional regulator, which gives rise to MRHRHPHSHAHHGRHGDGWGRHPMAELFWQAIGRHRGGGGGGRRGFGPFGGGGFGGDDEGLPRGRQFTSDDLQLLLLALLAEQPSHGYELIKALDTRSSGFYAPSPGMVYPALTYLEEVGYVTVEVEGNRKRYALADAGRDHLASQREQVELLFAKLTHFGRKMEFMRRAFAGEGAEAGDDTRGWLKDFVEARLALKRALLHKAGASADEQRRIAAILLRAATEIESGSAA